One window of Staphylococcus chromogenes genomic DNA carries:
- a CDS encoding adenylosuccinate synthase has protein sequence MSSIVVVGTQWGDEGKGKITDFLAEQADVITRFSGGNNAGHTIKFDGETYKLHLVPSGIFYKEKLSVIGNGVVVDPVALLKELDGLNERGVATDNLRISNRAHVILPYHLKQDELEEERRGDNKIGTTKKGIGPAYVDKAQRIGIRMADLLDKEVFEQRLKENLAYKNDYFRGMFEQDAPSFEEIFEEYYEAGQRLAPYVTDTAKVLDDAFVANEKVLFEGAQGVMLDIDHGTYPFVTSSNPVAGNVTVGTGVGPTQVSKVVGVCKAYTSRVGDGPFPTELFDEDGHHIREIGREYGTTTGRPRRVGWFDSVVLRHSRRVSGITDLSINSIDVLTGLDTVKICTAYELDGKEITEYPANLNDLKRCKPIFEELPGWKEDITGVRSLDELPDNARRYLERISELCNVHISIFSVGPDRNQTNIVEKLWI, from the coding sequence ATGTCATCAATCGTAGTAGTTGGGACACAATGGGGAGACGAAGGAAAAGGTAAAATTACAGACTTTTTAGCAGAACAAGCAGATGTCATTACACGTTTTTCAGGCGGTAATAATGCAGGACACACAATCAAGTTTGACGGTGAAACGTACAAATTGCACTTAGTACCCTCAGGTATTTTCTATAAAGAAAAATTATCTGTTATTGGTAACGGTGTGGTTGTAGATCCTGTTGCATTATTAAAAGAATTAGACGGATTAAATGAACGTGGGGTTGCAACTGATAACTTGCGCATTTCGAACCGTGCTCACGTCATCCTTCCATACCACTTAAAGCAAGACGAATTAGAAGAAGAACGTCGTGGTGATAATAAAATTGGTACGACGAAAAAAGGGATTGGCCCAGCCTACGTCGACAAAGCACAACGTATAGGTATTCGCATGGCAGACCTGTTAGATAAAGAAGTATTCGAACAACGCTTAAAAGAGAATTTAGCTTATAAAAATGATTACTTCCGAGGTATGTTTGAACAAGACGCACCTTCATTTGAAGAAATTTTTGAAGAATATTACGAAGCGGGTCAACGTTTAGCACCTTACGTGACAGATACTGCAAAAGTTTTAGATGATGCATTTGTCGCAAATGAAAAAGTATTGTTCGAAGGGGCACAAGGTGTCATGTTAGACATCGACCACGGGACATATCCATTTGTCACTTCAAGTAATCCTGTCGCAGGGAACGTGACAGTAGGTACTGGCGTAGGTCCTACACAAGTTTCAAAAGTCGTTGGCGTATGTAAAGCTTACACATCACGTGTCGGCGATGGTCCATTCCCAACAGAACTTTTCGATGAAGATGGCCATCACATTCGTGAAATCGGCCGTGAATATGGAACAACAACAGGTCGTCCTCGTCGTGTCGGTTGGTTTGACTCAGTCGTGTTACGTCACTCACGCCGTGTGAGCGGTATTACGGACTTATCTATCAATTCGATTGATGTTTTAACAGGTTTAGATACAGTAAAAATCTGTACAGCTTACGAATTAGACGGTAAAGAAATTACAGAATACCCGGCGAACTTGAATGATTTAAAACGTTGTAAGCCAATTTTTGAAGAATTACCAGGTTGGAAAGAAGATATTACAGGCGTACGTAGTCTAGACGAATTACCAGATAATGCACGTCGCTACTTAGAACGCATTTCTGAATTATGTAACGTCCACATCTCTATCTTCTCTGTCGGTCCTGACCGTAATCAAACGAATATCGTTGAAAAACTATGGATTTAA
- the rplI gene encoding 50S ribosomal protein L9, translating into MKVIFTQDVKGKGKKGEVKNVPVGYANNFLIKNNYAVEATPGNLKKLEQQNKRIEKDKQQELDDAKALKAQLEDLEVEVTAKSGESGKLFGSVSTKQIAEALHKQHGIKIDKRKMELSHGIQALGYTNVPVKLHKDVEGVIRVHTVEK; encoded by the coding sequence ATGAAAGTAATTTTCACACAAGATGTTAAAGGTAAAGGTAAAAAAGGTGAAGTTAAAAACGTACCAGTCGGTTACGCAAACAACTTTTTAATTAAAAACAACTATGCGGTCGAAGCGACACCTGGAAACCTTAAAAAGTTAGAACAACAAAACAAACGTATTGAAAAAGACAAACAACAAGAATTAGACGATGCGAAAGCGTTAAAAGCTCAATTAGAAGATCTTGAAGTCGAAGTCACAGCAAAATCAGGAGAAAGCGGTAAACTCTTTGGTTCTGTGAGTACGAAACAAATCGCAGAAGCATTACACAAACAACATGGCATCAAAATAGATAAACGTAAAATGGAACTTTCACATGGTATTCAAGCGTTAGGCTATACGAACGTGCCAGTGAAACTTCATAAAGATGTAGAGGGCGTTATTCGCGTGCATACAGTTGAGAAATAA
- the dnaB gene encoding replicative DNA helicase, with translation MDGMYEHQQMPHSNEAEQSVLGAIFLDPELIASTQEILLPESFYRTAHQHIFRAMMNLNEDGNDIDIVTVLDRLTQDGVISESGGPQYLAEITSNVPTTRNIQYYTDVVFKNAVKRKLIHTADRIANDGYNEELDIDTVLNDAERRILELSSTRESDGFKDIRDVLGQVYDNAEALDQNSGQTPGIPTGYRDLDQMTAGFNRNDLIILAARPSVGKTAFALNIAQKVATHEDQYTVGIFSLEMGADQLATRMICSSGNVDSNRLRTGTMTEEDWNRFTVAVGKLSRTKIFIDDTPGIRITDLRSKCRRLKQEHGLDMIVIDYLQLIQGSGSRASDNRQQEVSEISRMLKGIARELECPVIALSQLSRGVEQRQDKRPMMSDIRESGSIEQDADIVAFLYRDDYYNRGEGEEDDDDGGFEPQTNDENGEIEIIIAKQRNGPTGTVKLHFMKQYNKFTDIDYAHAEMG, from the coding sequence ATGGATGGAATGTATGAGCATCAACAAATGCCCCATAGCAATGAAGCGGAACAATCCGTGTTAGGTGCGATATTTTTAGATCCAGAATTAATCGCTTCAACGCAAGAAATTCTTTTGCCGGAATCTTTTTATCGTACTGCACACCAACATATTTTCCGTGCGATGATGAACCTAAATGAAGACGGTAATGACATTGACATTGTGACAGTGCTCGACCGTTTGACACAAGACGGGGTCATCAGTGAATCGGGTGGGCCTCAATATCTTGCTGAAATCACATCCAATGTTCCGACGACGCGTAATATTCAATACTATACAGACGTCGTCTTTAAAAATGCAGTGAAGCGTAAGTTAATCCATACGGCGGATAGGATCGCGAACGATGGATATAACGAAGAGTTAGATATTGATACTGTATTAAATGATGCAGAGCGACGCATTTTAGAATTGTCTTCGACACGTGAGAGCGACGGGTTTAAAGATATTCGAGACGTTTTAGGCCAAGTGTATGATAATGCTGAAGCCCTCGATCAAAATAGCGGGCAAACCCCTGGGATTCCAACAGGTTATCGTGATTTAGACCAAATGACGGCAGGATTTAATCGTAACGATTTGATTATATTAGCGGCACGTCCATCGGTAGGTAAGACTGCTTTCGCACTAAATATTGCGCAAAAAGTGGCCACGCATGAAGACCAATATACCGTAGGCATTTTCTCACTTGAAATGGGGGCGGACCAGTTAGCAACGCGTATGATTTGTAGCTCTGGGAATGTCGATTCGAATCGTTTACGGACAGGAACAATGACTGAAGAAGACTGGAATCGCTTTACGGTCGCTGTCGGGAAATTATCTCGTACGAAAATTTTCATCGATGATACCCCTGGGATTCGCATTACAGACTTGCGCTCGAAATGCCGTCGTTTAAAACAAGAGCACGGACTTGATATGATTGTGATTGACTACTTGCAGTTAATCCAAGGCAGTGGCTCACGTGCGTCAGATAACCGTCAACAAGAAGTCTCTGAAATTTCTCGTATGTTAAAAGGGATTGCTCGTGAACTTGAGTGCCCGGTCATTGCCCTTAGTCAGTTATCACGTGGGGTAGAACAACGTCAAGATAAACGTCCGATGATGAGTGACATACGTGAATCAGGATCTATTGAGCAAGATGCGGATATTGTTGCCTTTTTATATCGTGATGATTACTACAATCGTGGCGAAGGAGAAGAGGATGACGATGACGGAGGATTTGAACCCCAAACGAACGATGAAAACGGTGAAATTGAAATCATCATCGCCAAGCAACGTAACGGCCCGACCGGTACAGTGAAACTACACTTCATGAAACAATATAATAAGTTTACAGACATTGATTATGCCCACGCTGAAATGGGATAA
- a CDS encoding YrhK family protein: MPKKPQAQLNFSEQKNAKSFIYKALYQLNDVVLGLIFLIGSFLFFSETTVFQGTVLFVIGSIQMIIRPLIAMIHDLHMAALDRHHNDKSTSKSR, encoded by the coding sequence ATGCCAAAAAAGCCACAAGCTCAACTCAACTTTAGTGAACAAAAAAATGCGAAATCATTTATTTATAAAGCCCTCTACCAACTGAATGATGTTGTGTTAGGTCTCATCTTTTTAATTGGGAGCTTTTTATTTTTCTCAGAGACAACTGTTTTTCAAGGCACCGTACTGTTTGTCATCGGAAGTATTCAAATGATTATTCGACCACTGATTGCGATGATTCATGATTTACATATGGCGGCACTTGATCGTCATCACAATGACAAATCCACGTCTAAATCGCGCTAA
- the walK gene encoding cell wall metabolism sensor histidine kinase WalK yields MKWLKQFQSLHTKLVIVYVLLIIIGMQIIGLYFTNSLEKEMTETFKTNISQNAKQIELSIEKIYADENGATNTQKDIQNLLNEYANRNEMIEIRFIDTDQIILATSKQSNRHMINQKANESSIQKALSLGQENSDTVLKDYGEGKQRVWVKNMPVTTSEGIIGDIYIESNINQVYDQLSNINQIFIVGTLISLIITVILGFFIARTITKPITDMRNQTVEMSKGNYTQRVKIYGNDEIGELALAFNNLSKRVQEAQANTESEKRRLDSVITHMSDGIIATDRRGRVRIINDMALKMLGKMKEDVTGQHIFDILDLRDTYTLEELSEEHDSFLLDINEEEGIIARVNFSNIVQHTGFVTGYIAVLHDVTEQQQVEKERREFVANVSHELRTPLTSMNSYIEALEEGAWKDESIAPQFLSVTREETERMIRLVNDLLHLSKMDNETEQITKEIVDFNLFINKIINRHEMSAKDTTFVRDIPQQSIFTEIDPDKMTQVFDNVITNAIKYSRGEKRVEFHVKQNAVHNRLTVRIKDNGIGIPINKVDKIFDRFFRVDKARTRKMGGTGLGLAISKEIVEAHNGRIWANSVEGQGTSIFITLPCEMIEDGDWDAD; encoded by the coding sequence ATGAAGTGGTTAAAACAATTTCAATCCCTTCACACTAAGCTCGTTATTGTCTACGTTTTACTCATCATTATCGGTATGCAAATTATCGGTCTTTATTTCACAAACAGTCTTGAAAAAGAAATGACCGAGACATTTAAGACAAATATCTCCCAAAATGCGAAACAAATAGAGCTCAGTATCGAGAAAATATATGCGGATGAAAATGGGGCGACAAACACCCAAAAAGATATTCAAAATTTATTGAATGAGTACGCCAACCGTAATGAAATGATTGAAATACGTTTCATCGATACAGATCAAATCATTTTAGCGACTTCGAAACAATCGAATCGTCATATGATCAATCAAAAAGCGAATGAAAGTTCCATTCAAAAAGCACTGTCACTTGGGCAAGAAAATTCAGACACAGTACTTAAAGATTATGGTGAAGGAAAACAACGTGTCTGGGTGAAAAATATGCCTGTGACCACAAGTGAAGGAATTATTGGCGATATTTATATCGAATCCAATATCAACCAAGTCTATGACCAATTAAGCAACATTAACCAAATCTTTATCGTCGGAACTTTAATTTCTCTTATCATTACAGTGATTCTCGGGTTCTTTATCGCACGGACGATTACAAAACCGATTACAGATATGCGTAACCAAACGGTAGAGATGTCAAAAGGGAATTATACACAGCGTGTTAAAATCTACGGCAATGACGAGATTGGTGAGTTGGCGCTTGCCTTCAATAACTTGTCAAAACGTGTACAAGAAGCACAAGCCAATACCGAGAGTGAAAAGCGACGTCTAGATTCTGTCATCACCCACATGAGTGACGGCATTATTGCGACAGACCGACGGGGCCGTGTCCGTATTATTAACGATATGGCACTTAAAATGCTCGGTAAAATGAAAGAAGATGTTACAGGACAACATATTTTCGATATTTTAGACTTACGGGATACTTATACTTTAGAAGAGTTGAGTGAGGAACATGATAGCTTTCTCCTCGACATTAACGAAGAAGAAGGCATTATTGCCCGGGTGAACTTTAGTAACATTGTGCAACATACGGGCTTTGTCACGGGTTATATTGCCGTACTCCACGATGTTACAGAGCAACAACAAGTCGAAAAAGAACGTCGGGAATTCGTGGCCAACGTGTCGCACGAGCTCCGCACCCCATTAACTTCTATGAATAGTTACATCGAAGCGTTAGAAGAAGGGGCTTGGAAAGATGAATCCATTGCGCCACAATTTTTATCTGTCACACGTGAAGAAACCGAGCGTATGATTCGACTCGTGAACGATCTCCTTCATTTATCAAAAATGGATAATGAAACCGAACAAATCACAAAAGAAATTGTCGACTTTAATCTATTTATCAATAAAATTATTAACCGTCATGAAATGTCCGCCAAAGATACAACCTTTGTCCGCGACATTCCACAACAATCGATCTTTACAGAAATTGATCCAGACAAAATGACGCAAGTATTTGATAACGTCATTACGAATGCGATTAAATATTCTCGAGGTGAAAAACGCGTGGAGTTTCACGTGAAACAAAATGCGGTTCATAATCGATTAACGGTACGCATTAAAGATAACGGCATCGGGATACCGATTAACAAAGTCGATAAAATATTCGACCGCTTTTTCCGAGTGGATAAAGCGAGAACGCGTAAAATGGGCGGGACAGGTTTAGGCCTCGCCATTTCAAAAGAAATTGTCGAAGCCCACAACGGACGTATTTGGGCTAACAGTGTGGAAGGTCAAGGTACGTCCATATTCATTACGTTACCATGTGAAATGATAGAAGATGGTGATTGGGATGCGGATTAG
- a CDS encoding YycH family regulatory protein: protein MRIRELIKSIILTLLVISSLVLTFMIWNFSPDVNDTYSDTNKENTKAIGMRYDKDAGQVMTPLQMIHVDGEKMEGAPATPYVNDFAKLFDKHHISKVEEFQNDNGLALNTLSDRLIIFDYPTDTPLAMYLNEVMNVPAKVPANFKFNRIILDIGQRQKVDAYAIDAERHRAIRMRTNVSVKTINQYLSNMSSSLESYTDILTDQTTVNNATYLYAPKEPKDLRTYRTIFSNINVEDLNSILFDDTPIVRTTKSGNTTYNNNTGMVNYDANKETYSYTNLSEDEHSTRDMNVGIPRTFDFINKHGGFTDDFRLFKANSDKGEMVYQMFVNGRPIFDSTIRNQIKVIWGERGIFEYSRGLLKTNVTVDNGEKPKVLPEAEEVRSELASNGRVDFGKVQLMTVGYRMVTNNASSDGLEIQRNSQFVPTWYIKYNHAWYEFRDGELIKP, encoded by the coding sequence ATGCGGATTAGAGAGTTAATCAAATCTATCATCTTAACCCTCCTCGTCATTTCGAGTCTCGTCTTAACGTTCATGATATGGAACTTTTCACCCGATGTGAACGACACTTACAGTGATACGAATAAAGAAAATACGAAGGCGATTGGTATGCGTTACGATAAAGATGCGGGCCAAGTGATGACTCCCTTACAAATGATACATGTGGATGGGGAGAAGATGGAAGGTGCTCCAGCGACCCCTTATGTAAATGATTTCGCCAAGTTATTCGATAAACATCACATATCGAAAGTTGAAGAATTTCAAAATGATAACGGCCTTGCATTAAATACGTTAAGTGATCGATTAATCATTTTTGACTACCCGACAGACACCCCGCTTGCGATGTATTTGAATGAAGTGATGAACGTCCCGGCAAAAGTTCCGGCGAATTTTAAGTTTAACCGTATTATTTTAGATATTGGGCAGCGTCAAAAAGTAGACGCTTATGCGATTGATGCTGAGCGACATCGTGCGATTCGAATGCGTACCAACGTTTCTGTTAAGACGATTAATCAATATTTAAGTAATATGTCCTCGAGCTTAGAATCGTATACAGATATATTGACGGATCAAACAACAGTCAATAATGCGACGTATTTATATGCGCCGAAAGAACCGAAAGATTTACGCACGTACCGTACGATTTTTAGTAATATCAATGTCGAAGATTTAAATTCAATCTTATTTGACGATACGCCTATTGTGCGAACAACGAAAAGTGGCAACACGACTTACAATAACAATACAGGCATGGTCAATTATGATGCGAACAAAGAAACCTACAGTTATACGAATTTATCCGAAGACGAACATAGTACAAGAGATATGAATGTCGGGATACCAAGAACCTTTGATTTTATAAATAAACATGGTGGGTTTACAGACGATTTTCGTTTGTTTAAAGCCAATAGTGACAAAGGTGAAATGGTCTACCAAATGTTTGTCAACGGTCGACCGATTTTTGACTCAACCATTCGTAACCAAATTAAAGTCATTTGGGGCGAACGAGGCATCTTTGAATACAGTCGAGGATTGTTGAAGACAAATGTGACGGTCGATAACGGTGAAAAACCGAAAGTCTTACCAGAAGCTGAAGAAGTTCGCTCTGAGTTAGCAAGTAATGGGCGCGTGGATTTTGGCAAAGTGCAACTGATGACAGTTGGTTACCGTATGGTGACGAACAATGCATCCAGTGATGGCCTTGAAATTCAGCGCAATAGTCAATTTGTGCCCACGTGGTATATTAAGTATAATCATGCGTGGTATGAATTCAGAGATGGGGAGTTGATTAAACCGTGA
- the yycF gene encoding response regulator YycF, with the protein MARKVVVVDDEKPIADILEFNLKKEGYEVYVAYDGDDAVDLIYEQEPDIVLLDIMLPGQDGMEVCREVRKKYDMPIIMLTAKDSEIDKVLGLELGADDYVTKPFSTRELIARVKANLRRHYTQPTQEAEAQSNDIAIKDIVIYPDAYSIKKRGKDIDLTHREFELFHYLANHMGQVMTREHLLQTVWGYDYFGDVRTVDVTIRRLREKIEDDPSHPDYIVTRRGVGYFLQQHD; encoded by the coding sequence ATGGCAAGAAAAGTAGTCGTAGTCGACGATGAAAAACCAATTGCAGATATATTAGAATTTAATTTGAAAAAAGAAGGTTACGAAGTCTACGTCGCTTACGATGGTGACGACGCCGTAGATTTAATTTACGAACAAGAACCGGACATCGTTTTATTAGACATTATGTTACCTGGACAAGACGGTATGGAAGTCTGCCGCGAAGTTCGAAAAAAATACGATATGCCAATCATTATGTTAACAGCCAAAGACTCTGAAATTGATAAAGTTTTAGGGCTCGAGCTAGGCGCGGACGACTATGTGACTAAACCTTTCAGTACGCGCGAATTAATTGCACGTGTGAAAGCCAACTTACGTCGTCATTATACACAACCGACACAAGAAGCTGAAGCGCAATCTAATGATATTGCGATTAAAGATATTGTCATCTACCCTGATGCGTATTCCATTAAAAAACGTGGCAAAGATATTGATTTAACACATCGTGAATTTGAATTATTTCATTATTTAGCCAATCATATGGGACAAGTTATGACACGTGAACATCTGCTTCAAACGGTCTGGGGTTATGATTACTTTGGTGATGTACGTACAGTTGACGTGACGATTCGCCGCTTACGAGAAAAAATTGAAGATGATCCCTCTCACCCGGATTATATAGTCACACGTCGTGGTGTTGGTTATTTTCTTCAACAACATGATTAG
- a CDS encoding two-component system regulatory protein YycI — protein MNWQRAKTLFIIVFFLANLCLIYIYVDKVNKSHVDDSDNENAVNFEQENIKLPKDMPNVEGVKMRLITANSHNFESEAKDDDKADTSNDGFTLTQKMDKAVNVNEDPISTLKPYIDANVYGGTGYQYHETKDGKIIYEQTYDGYPIMNNNRARLSFDVDGKKVKSYTQSTMEDIRPSKGENNQPRDVLSAREAIETLYYNQYLKSGQSVDSIRLGYYTVVKETNVQVLQANWEITVNKNGKPHTYYVEAVSSNPQITE, from the coding sequence GTGAACTGGCAACGTGCAAAAACCCTTTTCATTATTGTCTTCTTCCTCGCGAATCTCTGCTTAATTTATATTTACGTAGATAAAGTGAACAAATCACATGTAGATGATTCTGATAACGAAAATGCGGTGAATTTCGAACAAGAAAATATTAAACTGCCGAAAGATATGCCGAACGTAGAAGGTGTGAAAATGCGTTTAATAACCGCAAATTCCCACAATTTCGAAAGTGAAGCCAAAGATGATGACAAAGCTGATACAAGTAATGACGGCTTTACACTGACGCAAAAAATGGATAAAGCCGTGAATGTGAATGAAGATCCGATTTCTACCCTGAAACCGTATATCGATGCGAATGTATACGGGGGAACGGGCTATCAATATCATGAAACAAAAGACGGTAAAATCATCTATGAACAAACGTATGACGGTTATCCAATTATGAATAACAATCGTGCCCGCCTCTCATTCGATGTGGATGGGAAGAAAGTAAAATCCTATACACAGTCAACGATGGAAGACATCCGTCCGTCTAAAGGCGAGAATAACCAACCACGTGATGTCCTTAGCGCACGAGAAGCGATTGAAACGCTATACTACAACCAATATTTAAAATCAGGTCAATCTGTAGACAGTATTCGTTTAGGCTACTACACTGTCGTAAAAGAAACGAATGTACAAGTCTTACAAGCGAACTGGGAAATTACCGTCAATAAAAATGGAAAACCTCATACGTATTACGTTGAAGCGGTATCGTCAAATCCGCAAATTACAGAATAA